One Carassius auratus strain Wakin chromosome 3, ASM336829v1, whole genome shotgun sequence genomic region harbors:
- the LOC113055117 gene encoding zinc-binding protein A33-like encodes MASLSEEDFSCPVCHEIFKAPVILSCSHSFCKECLQQFWRIKGTQECPVCRRTSSNNHPPINLALQNLCESFLKERKERHSSRSGGVCNLHGNKLELFCLEDKQPVCLVCRDSEKHDNHKFRPIAEVVSSYKEELNTAMKSLQDKLKHNENIKEEFEKTVQHIKSQADHTERQIKQQFEKLHQFLRDEEAATITALREEEEQKKKMMEEKLEEINTHISALSHTIKDTEEMMKDSDVCFLKKFPVSMERVQISSQPDPQTPSGALIHVPRYLVNLPFRVWKKMQDIVQNTPVILDPNTAHPRLLLSDDLTSLRKSVNNQPVPDNPERFDKCLCVLGSEGFNSGTHCWDVEVKESLCWSIGVTTASNQRKGWGFFNSDVWCVQYHESPYLSPFTTFGFPVKQTLDSVRVYLDYDRGTLSFSDPVTNTHLHTFTTTFTDTVFPFLYCYSLLPLKILPVSSQ; translated from the exons ATGGCTTCACTATCTGAAGAAGATTTTTCTTGTCCTGTGTGTCATGAAATCTTCAAGGCTCCTGTTATTTTATCATGTAGTCACAGTTTCTGTAAAGAGTGTCTCCAACAGTTCTGGAGAATCAAGGGAACTCAGGAGTGTCCTGTCTGCAGGAGAACATCCTCAAATAATCATCCTCCTATTAATCTTGCATTACAAAACTTGTGTGAGTCATTtctaaaggaaagaaaagaaaggcaTTCATCAAGATCTGGGGGAGTCTGTAATTTACATGGTAACAAACTGGAGCTcttctgtctggaggacaaaCAGCCGGTGTGTTTAGTGTGCAGAGATTCGGAGAAACACGACAATCACAAATTCAGACCCATCGCTGAAGTTGTGTCATCATACAAG GAGGAGCTCAATACAGCAATGAAGTCTTTACAAGACAAactaaaacacaatgaaaatataaaagaagAGTTTGAGAAAACAGTTCAACACATCAAG TCTCAAGCTGATCACACAGAGCGTCAGATTAAACAGCAGTTTGAGAAGCTTCATCAGTTTCTCAGAGATGAAGAAGCTGCTACAATCACTgcactgagagaggaagaggagcagaagaagaagatgatggaggagaagctggaggagatcaacacacacatctcagctctttcacacacaatcaAAGACACAGAGGAGATGATGAAAGACAGTGATGTCTGCTTTCTGAAG aagTTTCCAGTCTCGATGGAAAG AGTCCAGATCTCATCACAGCCGGATCCACAGACTCCTTCTGGAGCTCTGATTCATGTGCCGCGATACTTGGTAAACCTGCCcttcagagtctggaagaagatgcAGGACATCGTCCAGAACA CTCCTGTGATTCTGGATCCAAACACGGCTCATCCACGTCTCCTCCTGTCTGATGATCTGACCAGTCTAAGAAAAAGTGTGAACAATCAACCAGTTCCTGataatccagagagatttgataAGTGTCTTTGTGTCCTGGGTTCAGAGGGGTTTAACTCAGGGACACACTGCTGGGACGTGGAGGTTAAAGAGAGTCTGTGCTGGAGTATTGGAGTCACTACAGCATCAAACCAGAGGAAGGGATGGGGTTTCTTTAATAGTGATGTCTGGTGTGTGCAGTATCATGAATCTCCATATCTCTCACCATTTACAACATTTGGTTTTCCTGTTAAACAGACGCTGGACAGTGTGAGAGTGTATCTGGACTATGACAGGGGAACATTGTCATTCTCTGATCCTGTAActaacacacatctacacacattcacaaccaCCTTCACTGACACCGTCTTCCCATTCTTATATTGTTATAGTTTATTGCCTCTAAAGATCTTACCAGTCAGCAGTCAGTAA